From a single Stackebrandtia endophytica genomic region:
- a CDS encoding fluoride efflux transporter FluC produces the protein MTVIAIVIGAAIGAPLRFLVDRRFSGGRSAGFPLGILLVNTAGALLLALIVAAAWSGPIAEGLAVGLCGTVTTYSTFADQTRRLFADGEHRLAWLNILANLVLGTLAVILGFAVGSALA, from the coding sequence ATGACGGTCATCGCGATCGTGATCGGCGCGGCCATCGGGGCGCCACTGCGGTTCCTCGTCGACCGCCGGTTCAGCGGCGGCCGTTCGGCGGGTTTCCCGCTGGGGATCCTGTTGGTCAACACGGCCGGGGCGCTGCTGTTGGCGTTGATCGTCGCAGCGGCGTGGAGCGGGCCGATCGCCGAGGGCCTGGCCGTCGGACTGTGCGGGACGGTCACGACCTACTCGACCTTCGCCGACCAGACCCGCCGACTATTCGCCGACGGGGAACACCGCCTGGCCTGGCTCAACATCCTCGCCAACCTGGTGTTGGGCACCCTGGCCGTGATTCTCGGCTTCGCGGTGGGCAGCGCGCTGGCCTGA
- a CDS encoding S1 family peptidase, whose amino-acid sequence MSPLTSRISALTRRRILPTLAATFAALLFAAAPAPTQADDAVSQHHGEVSPDIVGGGTVTDDKPWIAALHNGSNFTCTASQISAEWVITAAHCVEGGGNYSVRIGSLNRSSGGTVVDVAEIHSHPDYAWPDNDISLLKLSQPHQNTYPTMATQADLSLGQASTIYGWGSENADWSGPLPEQLKYSNGSTTDTYCGVVNVVCMIGDGGVAGGDSGGPGFVASAVTGEYVLVGVCAVGHSPADTNWGGYTSIPANAGWINQVTGL is encoded by the coding sequence ATGTCCCCGCTAACGTCCCGAATCTCCGCTCTGACCCGACGCCGGATCCTCCCCACACTGGCGGCCACGTTCGCCGCACTCCTGTTCGCCGCCGCCCCGGCTCCCACCCAGGCCGACGACGCCGTGTCCCAGCACCACGGTGAGGTCAGCCCCGACATCGTCGGCGGCGGAACCGTCACCGACGACAAACCGTGGATCGCCGCACTGCACAACGGTTCCAACTTCACCTGCACCGCCAGCCAGATCAGCGCCGAGTGGGTCATCACCGCCGCGCACTGCGTCGAAGGCGGCGGAAACTACTCGGTCCGCATCGGCTCGCTCAACCGCTCCAGCGGTGGAACGGTCGTCGACGTCGCCGAGATCCACAGTCACCCGGACTACGCCTGGCCCGACAACGACATCTCGCTGTTGAAGCTGAGCCAGCCGCACCAGAACACCTACCCGACGATGGCCACCCAGGCCGACCTGTCGCTGGGCCAGGCGTCGACCATCTACGGCTGGGGCTCGGAGAACGCCGACTGGAGCGGCCCGCTGCCCGAACAACTCAAATACTCCAACGGCAGCACGACCGACACCTACTGCGGCGTCGTCAACGTCGTCTGCATGATCGGTGACGGTGGAGTCGCCGGCGGCGACTCCGGTGGTCCCGGTTTCGTCGCCAGTGCCGTCACCGGCGAATACGTTCTGGTGGGCGTCTGCGCGGTGGGACACTCCCCCGCCGACACCAACTGGGGCGGTTACACCTCGATTCCGGCGAACGCCGGATGGATCAATCAGGTCACCGGACTGTAA
- a CDS encoding cytochrome P450 — MTDSVHTAAPLPPQRDPDRPFDPPEALREAHEHGPISRYRFPDGHDGWLVTGYELVRSVLADSRFSSRRELMRHHPMIDYGDIEVPPAPPGEFLLMDEPRHSRYRKPLAGKFTVRRMRLLSDRVEEITTEHLNAMEKTGPPVDLVEAFAKPIPAIVICELLGVPYEDRASFQDNVEKFLNGETDEDALTAAYTATQQYLDHLIQAKRADPTDDVLSDLTDTDLTDEELRGVGLVLLAAGLDTTANMLALGTYALLRHPEQLALLRAQPDLTDKAVEELLRYLTVAKTFLRTAVEDVELGDQTIKAGSAVIASFHAANRDPARFPDPDTLDLQRKAVGHVAFGHGIHQCLGQQLARIEMRVAFPALVNRFPTLRLAAEEIELRPEVADVYGVKRLPVAW, encoded by the coding sequence ATGACCGACTCCGTGCACACCGCCGCCCCGCTACCGCCACAGCGTGACCCCGACCGACCGTTCGACCCGCCTGAAGCGCTCCGTGAGGCGCACGAGCACGGCCCCATCAGCCGGTATCGATTCCCCGACGGGCATGACGGCTGGCTGGTCACCGGTTATGAGCTGGTGCGGTCGGTGTTGGCCGACTCCCGATTCAGTTCCCGTCGCGAGCTCATGCGTCACCACCCGATGATCGACTACGGTGACATCGAGGTGCCGCCGGCGCCCCCGGGGGAGTTCCTGCTGATGGACGAACCCCGGCACAGTCGATACCGGAAGCCGTTGGCGGGTAAGTTCACCGTCCGGCGGATGCGACTGCTGTCCGACCGCGTCGAGGAGATCACGACCGAACACCTGAACGCGATGGAGAAGACCGGACCGCCGGTCGATCTCGTCGAGGCGTTCGCCAAGCCCATTCCCGCCATCGTGATCTGTGAGCTGCTGGGGGTTCCATACGAAGATCGTGCCTCCTTTCAGGACAATGTGGAGAAGTTTCTGAACGGGGAGACCGACGAGGACGCGTTGACCGCGGCCTACACCGCGACCCAGCAGTACCTCGACCACCTGATCCAGGCGAAACGCGCCGACCCCACCGACGACGTACTCAGCGACCTCACCGATACCGATCTGACCGATGAGGAACTGCGGGGAGTCGGCCTGGTCCTGTTGGCGGCGGGGCTCGACACCACCGCCAACATGCTGGCGCTCGGCACCTACGCCCTGTTGCGACACCCCGAACAGCTGGCCCTGCTGCGCGCACAACCCGACCTCACCGACAAGGCGGTGGAAGAACTGCTGCGGTACCTGACGGTGGCCAAGACCTTCCTGCGGACAGCCGTGGAGGACGTCGAACTGGGTGACCAGACCATTAAGGCCGGATCGGCGGTCATCGCGTCATTCCACGCCGCCAACCGTGATCCGGCCCGATTCCCCGACCCCGACACATTGGACCTACAGCGCAAGGCGGTCGGTCATGTGGCCTTCGGTCACGGCATCCACCAGTGCCTCGGCCAACAACTGGCTCGCATCGAGATGCGAGTCGCGTTCCCCGCCCTGGTCAATCGGTTCCCGACGCTGCGATTGGCAGCCGAGGAGATCGAGCTTCGTCCCGAAGTCGCCGACGTCTACGGGGTGAAGCGGCTGCCCGTCGCCTGGTAG
- a CDS encoding response regulator: MISILIVDDHPVVRDGLRGMFSADDRFTVLGEAGNGTEAVIAAQRWRPDVVLMDLRMPTTDGVTAIKELAKLGVPARILVLTTYDTDRDVLPAIEAGATGYLLKDAPREELFRAVEAAAQGQSILSPAVASRLMRQMQQPETAPLSHREREVLELIASGLTNQEAAKRLFISEATVKTHLLHLYAKLGVNDRAAAVAAGFSRGYLTTPDEQ, translated from the coding sequence ATGATCTCGATCCTCATCGTCGACGACCATCCGGTCGTGCGGGACGGACTACGTGGCATGTTCAGCGCTGACGACCGATTCACCGTGCTCGGAGAGGCCGGCAACGGAACCGAGGCCGTCATCGCCGCGCAACGGTGGCGACCCGACGTGGTCCTGATGGACCTGCGGATGCCGACGACCGACGGAGTCACCGCCATCAAGGAGTTGGCGAAGCTCGGGGTGCCCGCGCGAATCCTCGTTCTGACCACCTATGACACCGATCGCGACGTCCTGCCCGCCATCGAGGCCGGTGCCACCGGTTACCTGCTGAAGGATGCTCCCCGGGAGGAACTGTTCCGCGCGGTCGAAGCCGCCGCTCAGGGCCAGTCGATCCTGTCTCCGGCGGTCGCGAGTCGACTGATGAGGCAGATGCAGCAGCCCGAGACCGCACCGCTGTCACACCGTGAGCGGGAGGTGCTGGAGTTGATCGCCAGTGGACTCACCAATCAGGAGGCGGCGAAGCGGTTGTTCATCAGCGAGGCGACCGTCAAGACCCACCTGCTGCACCTGTACGCCAAACTCGGGGTCAACGACCGTGCCGCGGCGGTCGCGGCGGGATTCTCCCGGGGCTACCTGACGACACCCGACGAACAGTGA
- a CDS encoding ABC transporter permease has product MIPVILGAARFQLQTFRHHPECLMSMLLVPFQTVVFMSLVRHADRPDLTGYAILAPAVIAVMMMAILESGELISRDRGLGTFEALLALPVSIPTVVLVRTGVVTVVSLLAIVESWLTASLLFGATVEVAHLGVFLATLLATAIGVAGAATAMSATFILSRSARTFQNSISYPILLLGGAFVPVDLLPGWLQPLSRVVFLSWSTDLLRDSLNPAPVTAVAGRLAMVILLGGAMFAVGLWIYRVILRRVRTTGEVSFA; this is encoded by the coding sequence ATGATCCCGGTCATTCTCGGCGCTGCACGCTTTCAGCTGCAGACGTTCCGGCACCACCCGGAATGTCTCATGTCGATGCTGCTGGTTCCCTTCCAGACGGTCGTGTTCATGTCCTTGGTCCGCCACGCCGACCGGCCCGACCTCACCGGATACGCGATCCTCGCTCCGGCGGTCATCGCCGTCATGATGATGGCCATCCTCGAATCAGGCGAGCTCATCTCCCGCGACCGCGGCCTGGGTACCTTCGAGGCGCTACTGGCGCTTCCGGTCAGCATTCCCACGGTGGTCCTGGTCCGCACCGGTGTGGTCACAGTGGTCTCGCTGTTGGCCATCGTGGAGAGTTGGCTCACCGCGTCGCTCCTGTTCGGAGCCACGGTGGAGGTGGCGCACCTCGGCGTGTTCCTGGCGACCCTGCTGGCCACCGCGATCGGGGTCGCGGGAGCCGCGACCGCCATGTCGGCGACGTTCATCCTCTCGCGTTCGGCCCGCACGTTCCAGAATTCCATCTCCTACCCGATCCTGTTGCTGGGCGGCGCATTCGTCCCCGTCGATCTGCTGCCCGGCTGGTTGCAGCCGCTCAGTCGAGTGGTGTTCCTGTCGTGGTCGACGGACCTGTTGCGCGACAGTCTCAATCCGGCACCGGTGACGGCGGTCGCCGGGCGGCTGGCCATGGTCATACTGCTGGGCGGGGCGATGTTCGCCGTCGGTCTGTGGATCTACCGGGTCATCCTGCGTCGGGTCCGCACGACGGGTGAGGTGAGCTTCGCATGA
- a CDS encoding GbsR/MarR family transcriptional regulator translates to MPGRRLGHEDRHRIARWLLEGRTYTEIARRLNRSTSTITREVARNGGPRHYQADHAHRLTRLRARRPKPTPQAAVPADSAAYGRDPRAVFAFEERLAEVATDTGSPHTVSRILAALFITDSGSLTTAELVQRLRISPASISTAVKLAEHQGLLGRVHGPRGKQTYTVEGDIGRRPLMANVRSNELLAEICHQGAEVLGRSTPAGARLDKMGTFLSLISQDLAISLQRRADEVFGEHPESIP, encoded by the coding sequence GTGCCGGGACGGCGACTCGGTCATGAGGACCGCCATCGCATCGCGCGGTGGCTCCTGGAGGGCCGAACCTATACCGAGATCGCCCGACGTCTGAACCGTTCCACGTCGACGATCACCCGGGAGGTGGCCCGCAACGGCGGTCCACGCCACTACCAGGCCGATCACGCGCACCGGTTGACCCGGCTGCGCGCCCGGCGCCCCAAACCGACGCCACAAGCCGCGGTTCCGGCCGACTCGGCCGCCTATGGGCGCGACCCCCGGGCGGTGTTCGCCTTCGAGGAACGCCTCGCCGAAGTCGCCACCGACACCGGCAGCCCTCACACCGTGTCGAGGATCCTGGCGGCCCTGTTCATCACCGACTCCGGCAGCCTGACCACCGCCGAGTTGGTGCAGCGGCTGCGGATCAGTCCCGCCTCGATCTCCACCGCGGTCAAACTGGCGGAGCATCAGGGCCTCCTCGGGCGGGTACACGGCCCGCGCGGTAAACAGACCTACACCGTCGAGGGTGATATCGGCCGTCGTCCCCTCATGGCGAACGTGCGCTCCAACGAACTGCTGGCCGAGATCTGCCACCAGGGCGCCGAAGTCCTCGGCCGCTCCACGCCCGCCGGTGCTCGACTGGACAAGATGGGCACCTTCCTGAGTCTGATCTCGCAGGATTTGGCGATCTCCCTCCAACGACGAGCCGACGAGGTGTTCGGCGAACATCCCGAGTCAATCCCCTGA
- a CDS encoding fluoride efflux transporter FluC: MRIDSLPTVLLISVAGAGGALARYGLEQLWPHQAGGVPWATLAANLSGCLLIGVLSGWLARHRAPAWCRPVLGIGFLGGYTTFSAYAVQWMTLVVDGRPFLGAVYLLGTLGGAMAAVYLGAALTDRPAS, translated from the coding sequence GTGCGGATCGATTCACTGCCGACGGTGCTGCTGATCTCGGTCGCCGGAGCCGGTGGCGCCCTGGCGCGGTACGGGCTCGAACAACTGTGGCCGCATCAAGCCGGCGGCGTGCCCTGGGCGACATTGGCCGCCAACCTCTCCGGATGCCTGCTCATCGGCGTCCTCAGCGGCTGGTTGGCGCGGCACCGTGCGCCCGCATGGTGCCGACCGGTACTGGGGATCGGGTTCCTCGGCGGATACACCACGTTCTCGGCCTACGCGGTTCAGTGGATGACCCTGGTCGTCGACGGGCGCCCGTTCCTCGGAGCCGTCTATCTACTGGGGACACTTGGTGGTGCGATGGCGGCGGTCTACCTGGGCGCCGCACTCACCGACCGACCGGCGAGCTGA
- a CDS encoding ABC transporter permease, which yields MITRINVAGRILRHAVASGFADYSVMYTPLTWTFGWMARVLCQVAFFALIGRLLGSDEVTRYLLVGNAVMFVVIEACFVNASTTWERRAGTLPLLVAAPVNPLTVFFGRSLFWLVTGTTSSSLALFILAPVFGVNLSWPSALLAVPLILVVGFSAYCCAIMFAGIVLRFMHLRNVVGNVINLSVMAFCGVQVPRQFWPEAVQWITAFLPVSHGLQAIRDLLDGAAASTILAGVALELAVAGGWLVLAALTFRHLAEGGRKNGSIEFAD from the coding sequence ATGATCACACGCATCAATGTCGCCGGTCGGATTCTGCGGCACGCGGTCGCCAGCGGATTCGCCGACTACTCGGTCATGTATACCCCGTTGACCTGGACGTTCGGTTGGATGGCACGGGTGCTGTGCCAGGTCGCGTTCTTCGCCCTCATCGGGCGGCTGTTGGGGTCCGATGAGGTCACCCGGTACCTGTTGGTCGGCAACGCGGTCATGTTCGTGGTGATCGAGGCGTGCTTCGTCAACGCCTCCACCACCTGGGAGCGCCGCGCCGGCACCCTGCCACTGCTGGTGGCCGCACCGGTGAACCCGTTGACGGTGTTCTTCGGGCGCAGCCTGTTCTGGCTGGTCACCGGTACGACGTCTTCATCGCTGGCGCTGTTCATCCTCGCGCCGGTGTTCGGGGTGAACCTGTCGTGGCCGTCGGCGTTGCTGGCGGTTCCGTTGATTCTGGTCGTGGGTTTCTCCGCGTACTGCTGCGCCATCATGTTCGCCGGGATCGTGTTGCGTTTCATGCATCTGCGCAACGTCGTCGGCAACGTCATCAACCTGTCGGTCATGGCGTTCTGCGGTGTCCAGGTGCCGCGGCAGTTCTGGCCGGAGGCGGTTCAGTGGATCACCGCGTTCCTGCCGGTGAGCCATGGCCTGCAAGCGATCCGCGACCTACTCGACGGTGCGGCCGCCTCGACGATCCTTGCCGGGGTGGCACTGGAGTTGGCGGTGGCCGGCGGCTGGCTGGTGCTTGCTGCGTTGACCTTCCGGCACCTCGCCGAGGGCGGCCGCAAGAACGGTTCGATCGAGTTCGCGGATTGA
- a CDS encoding cell division protein DivIVA, whose translation MSNFFDPSASEFSVAMRGYDREKVDGHANKMVAAIKHAEASRDEAEAKLSESVLALRRTEDRVTGLERRIAETTAQIAENEQPTLAGLGARVEKVLRAAERDAEEQREDIRRESESAVSVAKAEAAKLIDSARHDAATVTSTAGRDAAELVAVAKAETTELREAARRDHDLMRADAARDAEQLRSQAAQEVAELKASVQRELSANRAAVDREVTKLRSTAIREAEELRASVAGMLTEAAETRQVKLQEMALEQAERRERAERDHSDRHASAIASGQRIVSEAEQRLVLVERRSRETEQRAEDRETEAKRRAQELAEEARETVETLLAEAKVEAERLRATAKTEAEQMVKPLRQEVNHLKSRQAAVSSNLDDLRRQLGSLAGGLLSDDSTSSRPKYEVETPTQHIPAIS comes from the coding sequence ATGTCAAACTTTTTCGATCCCTCGGCGTCTGAGTTCTCGGTTGCCATGCGTGGATATGACCGGGAGAAGGTCGACGGACACGCCAACAAGATGGTCGCCGCGATCAAACACGCCGAGGCCAGCCGCGATGAGGCTGAGGCGAAACTGTCGGAATCGGTGCTCGCACTGCGCCGCACTGAGGACCGGGTCACCGGGCTGGAGCGCCGCATAGCGGAGACCACCGCGCAGATCGCGGAGAATGAGCAACCGACTCTGGCCGGACTGGGGGCTCGGGTCGAGAAGGTGCTTCGCGCCGCCGAACGTGATGCCGAGGAGCAGAGAGAGGACATCCGGCGAGAGTCGGAATCGGCGGTCTCGGTCGCCAAGGCGGAAGCTGCCAAGCTCATCGATTCGGCCCGCCACGACGCGGCCACGGTCACCTCCACCGCGGGGCGGGACGCCGCCGAACTCGTCGCGGTGGCCAAGGCCGAGACGACCGAACTCCGTGAGGCCGCCAGGCGTGACCACGATCTGATGCGCGCCGATGCCGCACGCGACGCCGAGCAGCTCCGAAGTCAGGCCGCTCAAGAGGTCGCCGAGTTGAAGGCGAGCGTTCAGCGCGAACTGTCCGCGAACCGGGCGGCGGTTGATCGCGAGGTCACCAAACTGCGTTCCACGGCCATCCGTGAGGCGGAGGAACTGCGCGCCTCGGTTGCCGGAATGCTCACCGAAGCCGCCGAGACCCGCCAGGTCAAACTTCAGGAGATGGCGCTGGAGCAGGCTGAACGGCGTGAACGTGCCGAGCGCGACCACTCCGACCGCCACGCGTCGGCGATCGCGTCGGGGCAGCGGATAGTCAGTGAGGCCGAACAACGTCTCGTTCTGGTCGAGCGGCGCAGTCGTGAAACCGAGCAGCGGGCCGAGGACCGCGAGACCGAGGCGAAGCGTCGGGCGCAGGAGTTGGCCGAGGAGGCGCGTGAGACGGTCGAGACTCTGTTGGCCGAGGCCAAGGTCGAGGCGGAGCGGCTGCGCGCGACCGCCAAGACCGAGGCGGAGCAGATGGTGAAGCCGCTGCGTCAGGAGGTCAACCACCTGAAGAGCCGCCAGGCGGCGGTCAGCTCCAATCTGGACGATCTGCGGCGTCAATTGGGCAGCCTGGCCGGTGGACTGTTGTCGGATGACTCGACGTCATCTCGTCCGAAGTACGAGGTCGAGACGCCGACGCAGCACATTCCCGCGATCAGCTAG
- a CDS encoding beta-N-acetylhexosaminidase gives MTIELVPRPASMTVNSGDPFQLDDGTVLVATGPAADAAWLLHDLLRAGTGLRLPVTDTAPATGAIEFTLTGEPPAEWTTAREAYRLEITATGVRIGAAAPAGLIQAVHTLRQLLPVDTLRSVAVARAPFPLPALVIEDEPRFAWRGLMLDVARHFLPKESVLRIIDLAALHHLNVLHFHLTDDQGWRLPVPGWPKLTEISSWRTETAIGHALAKAGYDGTPHGGYYTADDLREIVAYAGYRGMTVVPEIDLPGHVRSVLAAYPELGNTGERKPVATTFGIFSEVLAPSDEALRFCRDVFDTVADIFPANFVHIGGDECPRTEWRDSPFAQEKAAELGLAGPEMLQSWFTRQYADHLAGHGRSIIGWDEILDGGAPADAVVMVWRDFAIAAKAIEKGHRVIVAPVQAAYLDYYPSDLPEEPLHIHNQITLEDIADFEPVPDGADESSLLGVQSQLWSEYLPTSRAVEYALFPRLAASAELAWSTPQVRRDHPLLERIPGHLKRLDALGVNYRPLDGPHPWQQGGTGTRARIDVSQLQAERGENPDLPTM, from the coding sequence ATGACCATTGAACTCGTCCCGCGCCCGGCGTCCATGACCGTGAACTCGGGTGACCCGTTCCAGCTGGACGACGGCACGGTCCTCGTCGCCACCGGACCGGCCGCTGATGCCGCCTGGCTGTTGCACGACCTCCTGCGCGCCGGAACCGGCCTGCGGTTGCCGGTCACCGACACCGCGCCCGCGACCGGCGCCATCGAGTTCACCCTGACCGGTGAACCACCCGCCGAATGGACCACCGCCCGTGAGGCGTATCGGCTGGAGATCACCGCCACCGGCGTCCGGATCGGCGCCGCCGCACCGGCCGGCCTCATCCAGGCCGTTCACACCCTGCGCCAGCTGCTGCCGGTCGACACGTTGCGGTCCGTCGCGGTGGCGAGGGCACCGTTCCCGCTGCCCGCTCTGGTCATCGAGGACGAACCCCGCTTCGCCTGGCGGGGTTTGATGCTGGACGTCGCCAGGCATTTCCTGCCCAAGGAGTCGGTGCTGCGCATCATCGATTTGGCCGCGCTGCACCACCTCAACGTGCTCCACTTTCACCTGACCGACGATCAGGGCTGGCGGCTGCCGGTGCCGGGTTGGCCGAAGCTCACCGAGATCAGCAGCTGGCGTACTGAGACCGCGATCGGGCACGCCCTGGCTAAGGCCGGATATGACGGAACCCCGCACGGCGGGTACTACACCGCCGACGACCTGCGTGAGATCGTCGCCTACGCCGGCTACCGGGGAATGACCGTGGTGCCCGAGATCGACCTGCCGGGCCACGTTCGTTCGGTTCTGGCCGCCTACCCCGAACTGGGCAACACCGGGGAGCGCAAGCCGGTGGCCACCACTTTCGGAATCTTCTCCGAAGTTCTGGCCCCCAGCGACGAGGCACTGCGGTTCTGCCGGGACGTCTTCGACACCGTCGCGGACATCTTCCCCGCCAATTTTGTCCATATCGGAGGCGATGAGTGTCCGCGGACCGAATGGCGGGACAGCCCCTTTGCGCAAGAGAAGGCCGCTGAGCTGGGGTTGGCCGGCCCGGAGATGCTGCAATCCTGGTTCACCCGCCAGTACGCCGATCACCTTGCCGGCCACGGTCGTTCCATCATCGGCTGGGACGAGATCCTGGACGGCGGAGCACCCGCCGACGCCGTGGTGATGGTGTGGCGTGACTTCGCGATCGCCGCCAAAGCCATCGAGAAGGGGCATCGGGTCATCGTCGCGCCGGTTCAGGCGGCCTACCTCGATTACTATCCGTCGGATCTGCCGGAGGAACCGCTGCACATCCACAACCAGATCACCCTGGAGGACATCGCGGACTTCGAGCCCGTGCCCGACGGCGCCGACGAGTCCAGCCTGTTGGGTGTCCAATCACAACTGTGGAGTGAGTACCTTCCGACCAGCCGCGCCGTCGAGTACGCACTGTTCCCACGCCTGGCCGCCTCGGCGGAGCTGGCATGGTCGACTCCGCAGGTGCGGCGCGATCATCCGTTGTTGGAGCGCATACCCGGCCACTTGAAGCGACTCGACGCGCTGGGGGTCAACTACCGGCCGCTCGACGGGCCTCACCCCTGGCAACAGGGGGGTACCGGAACCAGGGCCAGAATCGATGTGTCGCAACTGCAGGCCGAGCGCGGTGAAAATCCCGACCTGCCCACCATGTGA
- a CDS encoding ABC transporter ATP-binding protein, whose translation MPDTPAISVAGLTRQYRRTGSPPKTALDGFDLTIPSGEVHGLLGPNGAGKTTLCKILSTVLTPTSGTAHVCGHDVMTETRAVRPLVGIVFGGERGLYPRLTARQNLSYWAALYKLPGKVAKRRVEELLERFGLTDKGSERVETYSRGMKQRVHLARGLVGDPKVVILDEPTTGMDPVAARDFRNLITELRGEGRTVLVTTHDMAEAEAICDRVTLIDSGRKLATEDPRTIGNWITEYERIEASGVDSRVIRALESLAGVVSVQCIRASEVDEQLSTVLIETDGTVGGANASKEVIRLLVDNDITAIRSAPPTLEEVYLHVIGGRGMGVR comes from the coding sequence GTGCCAGATACCCCCGCCATCTCGGTCGCCGGTCTGACCCGCCAGTACCGCCGAACCGGATCACCGCCCAAGACCGCCCTCGACGGCTTCGACCTGACCATCCCCAGTGGAGAAGTGCACGGACTACTCGGTCCCAATGGAGCGGGAAAGACCACGCTGTGCAAGATTTTGTCCACAGTGCTGACACCGACCTCGGGTACCGCTCACGTGTGCGGCCACGACGTCATGACCGAAACCCGCGCCGTGCGCCCGCTGGTCGGGATCGTGTTCGGCGGAGAGCGGGGCCTGTACCCACGGTTGACCGCCCGTCAGAACCTCTCCTATTGGGCCGCGCTGTACAAGCTTCCCGGCAAGGTCGCGAAGCGGCGGGTCGAGGAGCTGTTGGAACGGTTCGGTTTGACCGACAAGGGATCCGAACGGGTCGAGACGTATTCACGAGGGATGAAGCAGCGAGTGCACCTGGCTCGCGGCCTGGTCGGCGACCCGAAGGTCGTCATCCTGGACGAGCCCACCACCGGCATGGACCCGGTGGCCGCGCGCGACTTCCGCAACCTCATCACCGAGCTGCGAGGCGAGGGCCGCACGGTCCTGGTGACCACTCACGACATGGCCGAGGCCGAAGCCATCTGCGACCGCGTCACCTTGATCGACAGTGGACGGAAACTCGCCACCGAGGATCCGCGGACCATCGGCAACTGGATCACCGAGTACGAACGGATCGAGGCCTCAGGTGTCGACTCCCGAGTCATCCGGGCATTGGAGTCGCTCGCCGGAGTGGTATCGGTTCAGTGCATTCGCGCTTCCGAGGTCGATGAACAACTGTCCACCGTGCTCATAGAGACGGACGGCACCGTCGGCGGCGCGAATGCATCCAAAGAGGTCATTCGATTGCTGGTCGACAACGACATCACCGCGATCCGGTCGGCGCCACCGACTTTGGAGGAGGTCTACCTGCACGTCATCGGTGGGCGCGGGATGGGCGTGCGATGA